In bacterium, the DNA window CCCGGCATGGTGTTGGGAATTTCTGTAACGCCGTCATTCCCGAATCTTTAAGAGGGCTGTGAAAAAGTATCTTTTTCACACGCCCGATAATGAAATTTATTGTTTCGGTGCTGTTAAGGGCATGGAAATCCTGGCAACCCCCCATTTTTTTAAGAACACTTTTTTTAGATGTTACTTCCTTTGCGTGCCCAAAGGAAGTAACCAAGGAAAGGGCACCCCGTGAAAAGCCTTATTCCACGTTCACCGCCCGTTTTTCGGGAATGTGTGAACTCACGAGCCTCCGGCTCGCTCGGACAGCACCCATTCTTTTTCCGAAAACCGGTTGTGACCGCGGGACTTTTCAACGGGTTTATAAATTCACAGGCATTAATGGTCTATATTCTATTTATAATCAATGTATTACAATACAATTCATCATGGATTTTTGGGGTTCGCCAGCATGTAAGCATGTCCCCGAATTATTAATCGGGGATCGGCACTTTGTGCCGACCCTTGACAGCCTGTATCCAGACATGTGACATTTTTTATCACGCTTCTATATCGCGTGGGTTTCCACAAGGTCACTTTCAAGGTGTTCTTCCTCAAGAACCGGCGTTTGAAGACGTTTATAAAACGGGTCGAGCTGCTCTTTCGGGAGCGGTTTCGTCAACGATCCTACGATAAATCCGGCGATAAGCCCCACCGACAGGTACGAGACCATCTGCCATGGCAGCGGCATTTCCGTGAAGAATTCCGTGTACATCCACACGAGACTCGACGCAATGAAACTTGCCCAGGTGGATGCCGGATTCGCCCGTCTCCAGACGATGCCCATCCAGAACGGAACACCGAGAAGGGCCGGAATAACCATGAAGAGTTCGAGCGCTTTTACAACTCCCGGGAGAAGCATGGCAAAGCCAAGACTTCCCACAACAATGACAAAGGAAGCGATACGTCCGGCAAGAAGGTAATGGGCTTCATTTTTGCCCTTTTCAAAATACACCGAGTATATATTCCTGACAAAAATACTCGAGCCGCTCAGCATGAGAACAACGCCGGTCGACTGAATGGTGGCGAGCAGAGAAGCGATGAGCAGTCCGACAAGCCCGACGGGAAGCAGAATACGCGCCATCTCTCCAAATGCACGATCGGGATTGTCGAGACCGGGAATGAGCGCTATGGCGGCGACACCGGTAAATGCCCATGCGATCGTGCAGAACCGTTTGATAAAATTGCCGTAGGTCACACCGACCCGGCTGTCCATCTCGGTTTTACACGCCGTGCTCGACGGGATGACATGGGGCTGGACCACCCAGTTGAAAATACCATTCACCACGATCATTAAAACAAAGAACGCCGTTATCCCCTTGGGAGCGATAAGGGTGAACATGTTATAGTCGGAGGTCGCCTGTACCTTCTGATGAAGCGCATGAAAACCCCCGATCTTGGCTAATATAAACGGAATGATAAGGAACGAAAAAACGATGGTGAGAATACCCTGGATGACATCGTTGAGAGCAGCGGCTACTATTCCTCCAGCCAGACCATAGAAAACAAACAGCACCGTTATGATGATCAACGCCCAGAAAAACGTAATGCCTCCGCCGGTCAAACCTTCAATGATGCGGCTTGAACCGAGAACCATGGTACCGATATTGAGCATGAGGATTATAACGGCGAGCAAAGCATACAGCGCAGCGATGTTCTGGTTGAACCGCAGACGGAAATAATCGGCGGTTGTAACTACCCTGAGACGACGGATTATTGCGGCAAAAATCCAGTAAAATGGATTTACAAGGAGCCACATCCATTCATACCATATTCCGGACAGACCGACGGTATAGCTCTTCGAAACCACTCCGACCGCCTGGTCGGCATGGGTG includes these proteins:
- a CDS encoding sodium:solute symporter family protein, whose amino-acid sequence is MLGIQPLDIIVLFLYFIIIFLTGWWSSKKIKDTGDFFIGGRKFGKFLTAMLSFGTGTHADQAVGVVSKSYTVGLSGIWYEWMWLLVNPFYWIFAAIIRRLRVVTTADYFRLRFNQNIAALYALLAVIILMLNIGTMVLGSSRIIEGLTGGGITFFWALIIITVLFVFYGLAGGIVAAALNDVIQGILTIVFSFLIIPFILAKIGGFHALHQKVQATSDYNMFTLIAPKGITAFFVLMIVVNGIFNWVVQPHVIPSSTACKTEMDSRVGVTYGNFIKRFCTIAWAFTGVAAIALIPGLDNPDRAFGEMARILLPVGLVGLLIASLLATIQSTGVVLMLSGSSIFVRNIYSVYFEKGKNEAHYLLAGRIASFVIVVGSLGFAMLLPGVVKALELFMVIPALLGVPFWMGIVWRRANPASTWASFIASSLVWMYTEFFTEMPLPWQMVSYLSVGLIAGFIVGSLTKPLPKEQLDPFYKRLQTPVLEEEHLESDLVETHAI